Genomic segment of Canis lupus dingo isolate Sandy chromosome 9, ASM325472v2, whole genome shotgun sequence:
CTGACCACAGCCACAGGCAGGTGGAGGGGGCTGACCACAGCCATGTGCAGGTGGAGGGGGGCTGACCACAGCGTGTGCAGTTGGCGGGGGCTGACCACAGTGCGTGCAGGTGGAGGGGGGCTGACCACAGCCGTGTGCAGTTGGGAGGAGCTGACCATAGCGTGTGCAGGTGGAGGGCTGACCACAGCCACATGCAGGTGGAGGGGGCTGACCACAGCCATGTGCAGGTGGAGGGGGGCTGACCACAGCGTGTGCAGTTGGCGGGGGCTGACCACAGTGCGTGCAGGTGGAGGGTGGCTGACCACAGTGTGTGCAGGTGGAGGGGGCCTGACCACAGCCACATGCAGGTGGAGGGGGGCTGACCACAGCCGTGTGCAGTTGCGGGGGGGGCTGACCAAAGCCACGTGCAGGTGGAGGGGGGCCTGACCTGAAACCCCCTATAACCATATTTTTGAAGACACGAGGAAGAGGCTCTGTGAGGCAGGGGAGGGTCCTTCCCAAGGTTCTAGTTCTagcatcttccttcctccttggaGTGCTTTTGGGACCTCAGGAAGACCCCATTCCTGGGCCCTCACGTCATTCTGGCCCCGGGGCACAGCCTTCCCCGAGCCTAGCCTGAACGAGAACTGGGATGGGGCTCAGGGTCCAGGAAACCCCAGGTGGTGCACTCATGGTGCTGGCCAGCATCCACACACGTGCATAACCACACCTGTGTATGCACATGCATGGACACACCCACCCTGTGTGCACTCATAAACACACTGCGCATGCACGTGCACATTCGTATATACCACACGAGGATGTACACCCACACACTGGTATATGCACACATGTACGGTGTACACATGTATGCACAGGCATGCTtggcacacacatgtgtgcacagcCACCAGGGTGGCTCTGTCCCAGGGTGCAGGTTGGGAAGGAACAGGCTTGTTCTCTCCATCCAGGTGTCTGGAACCCTGGGTGTGCTTAGTGTCCTCAGGAGCACAGCTTAGAAGAGCGCTCAAGGCCGGAGCTTGTACCACTTGGGCCCAGAAGCCCACCTCGTGTGACGCCCTGAGGgttgcagggggtgcagggggcagaggTCCAGGGGCTGAGGGCCTCGGGGGAAGAGGTCCAGGGGCTGAGGGCCTCGGGGGGGCGGAGGTCTAGGGGGCTGAGGGCCTCAGGGGGTGGAGGGCCAGGCGAGGTCTCTGGGCCGGGGCAGCACCCACCCGCCGGGCCCTGTGGAAGCTGCTGTTAGTCTGCTGGCCAGGCTCCCGTGGGGCTCTTCTCAGAACAGGTTTGCCTTCATGTGTTTACGCTCACGTCTGGGAACTGCTAGTACAGCAGGATGGATCTCCTTTACGGATGCGGGGGCTCCGTGGTgggaagcacacacacatacacaaaccctTTATAGGTTGTATAAAACCCTAAAGTAAGCTGTTTCTATGCGCTGCCCAGGGCAGTGCTGTGGGTCAGCccaggtgggactggatccactAAAGAAACTTCTGGAACCCAGGACCCACTGCCCCCGGAGGAGCCTTTGTGGCCCCAAGTCCTAGAGGCAGGGGCTTGCAGTGgaggaaatagttttaaaaatcgtgaaaaaggggcagcccgggcgactcagtggtttaacactgccttcagcccagggcctgatcctggagacccgggatcgagtcccgcttcgggctccctgcatggagcctctgcctgtgtccctgcctgtttctctctctctttctctgtgtgtctctcatgaataaataaataaaacctttttaaaaaaaatcatgaaaaagaagtcAGAGCAGCATTTCTGCCTTCAGGGACCAACTCTCCCGATTCCGAGCTCCCTGCCCTCTTCACACAGATGCTTGCCTTCCGGGATAGACGGCTACGATAGCCATGGGATCCCAGCACATCCGCAGGTTGTGAGCAGGTGcttcccccccttccctgccGCAGGGTCAGCAGAGACcaggatgtggcctcctgggtgGGGTTGTAGGGCCGGGCTGGGCCGGGTGGGTGTGTGCTCTGTCTGGTGCACCCACCCCCCTCACCTATGTCTCAGGGATACAGTGAGGGCTGAGGGGTCAGCTGGACCCCTCAGCTGACCCGTGCCGCTGTTCGACTCACACTCCATGTCCCGTCTGTCCCTGGAAGGGGTCAGGCCCCCAGAGCGTGCTGGGTGGATGGAGGGGCCGTGTGTGGTGCGGGTGTTCAGACATGTGCGGCGGGGGCTCAGCCTGCAGTCTGACCTCCAGCTGGGAGCACGTGAGGTCCCCCTCCTGCCTTGCTTGCTGAGGACCCTGTCTTCACAGGGGCTTGCTCTCTGCCACCGTGTCCTGCATCCTCACCCACATGGCTCCGGGCTCCTTCATTAACGTCTAGGTGGACATCGATCCTCTTCCTCAGGTGACCTTTATAGGTCATGCCTGCCTGTGAACTGGCTGGCGGCGGACCCTGGACGGCCCAGTGCCCTGCCTCACCCCTGAACTGGGTGCTCGTGTGTGATCTGCCTGCCCCGGGTGCCCCTGGGAGAGCTCCTTCTCTGGGCCCTGTCCTCTTCCAGCTAACTCTCCCACACGCGGTTTGCTTTTCAGAACAAGCTGCTGATGTACGAAGCAGGCGGGCTGAAAAGGCCTGGGTGTTCCTGGGACTCCGCAGTTTGTGAGGgcctggcagggcctggggaggtgCCGTCCCTGCACAGGGCTCCCTGGCCGAGGAACTGGGCCCTGGAGAGCGATcaagggggcagggggctccaCAGGCCACCTTCAACCTTCGACAGCCCCTAGTGGGAACTTCGGGGGAGCAGACAGCACAAGGGTCCCCCCGACCCCCTGTCTTGTTTTGAAATAGTCCTCAGAAAAAGCTTTGGGCCTGTGGCCAACACCAGCTGGCCGGTGGCCAGGGGCCTGGTGGGGGCAGGGTCTCGGCAGCTGGGGTTCGTGGCTCAGCATGCctgcacaggggcacctggctggatgCGCGGCTTGCTGGGCGGCTGGGGGTGCACAAGGCTGTGGCCTTCCAGCCCCTGTCCACTGGCCATCTGTGGCCCTCCCGTGGCATCTGCCTGGGTAATTTTCTTGGTCCACGGGAGGACAGGCCCCGGGGGTACTGAGTAGGGGCCTGGCCTCAGGTTCCTGCCCCAGTGTTATTGCGAGGGCTTCAAAGCTGACCTTGCAAATGCCACAGAGGAGGACATTCTGAAGGTGGAAGGGACCACTCAAGTCATCTGGAGACCAGCCTGCTCATAGCCCCCcgagcagtctccctgcaggaacACTTGCTGTGCCAGGAAACAGACGCCTGGCAAGGCCAAACATCTCCTTTCGAGAAGCGAGGCTCTTTGGGTCAGACAGGGTGGTGTGGATAGGTGTCCAGTGAGTGGATGGGTCCTGTCCCTGAGCCAGACTCACAGCAGCTGGAAATACCACCGCCCCAGGGTGAGTACGCTGCATTCCTCCCTCACCAGACCTGGGACACCCATGAGCAAGGGAGCTCTAGAGGCTCAGGaaccccccagcccagcccccaagGCCCCCAGAGGGCTGACCTCCCAGTGGCTGCGATTGGCCACTGCCCTCCAGCCATGGCCGCTCTGCAGAGGGGCCTCTCTTTCAACTGAATCCTTGCCTTGACACCTTTCTGACCTTTGAAGAATGGCTTCCTATgtccttttggcccagggcctgagtcTTGCTCCCCATCTGGggcagtagtttctttttttctttttaaaggattttatttatttatttatttatttatttatttgagagagagagaaaaaaaaaacacgaatgGGGGGGATGgcccagaggaagggggagaagcagactccccgctgagcaggagcctgatgggggtggatcccaggaccccgggatcatgacctgagccaaaggcagatgctcaaccgactgagccacccaggcggccccagGGCAGTGGTTTCTCATCTTGCATTCACCCTGGTTACTCCTAATCTCCCAGTGCTACAGGCCTTACGTGGGGGTCCCCGGGATGGGGGCACTGCGCCTCTGACATGAGAGACCGGGAATGCCGAGATCCAGGGTTGGCTGGCGAGCGCTGCTCGGAGGATGGAGGGGCCCTGCAGCCCGACCACGGCTCTGGGCACCCCTCCCTGTAGACTGGCTGTTCCTGTCCTGTCCTGGGGGCCCCCGGAAAGTCCCCAGGAGCCCCCGGGCCATCCTATGCTCTGATTCTGCAGGAAGCGCTCTGTTCAAGCTGGGGCAGGAACCAGCCATCTGGGTGGGATTCCTCCAGGGAAGTGTGCTCCTTCAGCGGTGAAATTTCATCAGCGACAATTAATTCTCTGTCGAGAAAGCCCACAGTTTTGTGctggaaggggagaaaaagaggctGAATCTTTGATCAAACCAGTCTGTGCCCAAGGCTGGATACAGTTAACTACTTTTTACTCGTGTATGGCTGGCGGCCAAGGCGGGAGGCGGAGGAcagccctgccccttcccccaccacctggGGAGGGCAGTGGCATGGCCAGGGACGTGAGCCTTCCAGGCCACCGCAGTCCTGCTGGGGGAATTgcccacccccagggctgggctttaGGGAGGGGAGAcgggggaaggaggggagccGCAGGCCCCGGGAGGCTCTGTGACTCTGTACTGTCCCTGCTCCGAGCGCTCAGCCGTGTCCCATCCTGTTCTACGTTCTGGTCTCAGGACGGAGCGTTGTCATCAGATCCAGGAGCCCAGCTCTGGTGAAGACCGCTGCATTGATAGTGCACACTAGGGGCCTGCgcgtgtgtatgtgcgtgtgcatgtgtcagagagacagagacggacGGAGAGATCAAAAGTGCCCACACAGCCCCAAAACATGGTCCCAACAGTTAAAGCAAAAATCGTTAAGATAAACTGGCCACTTAGGAGCCACAATGGCATTAAGATTTGGCAGTTCTATAAGTTGCCTGGGGAGACACGGAAAGTCTGAGCCGCTGGCCCCGCGTGGCCCAAAGGCCCCTGTCTCCAGGGTGTACGGAAAGGCCAGAGGGAAGAGGGTGTTGTCAGCAGCAGATGTCCGAATGCTCGTCGCACAAAGTTGGGTTCCATGGATGTGACCAACCGGCCATGCCCATCACCGGCAGCCCAGGAGCCTCAGAGAAACCAAATCTGGCGGCAAAGTGTGTCTAGACCAACCCCAGCAAGCCCTTGTGTTTTGTCGGGTCCCTGTGTGTGCATGGTGATCTTCTGGGTCCTAGTTCTTTCCCGTTTACGTGTCCAAATAAGGTCCAGTTAGCGCTTAGAgtccagggagggagaagcaggtttggaGGCGGGAGAGGAAGGCAGTGAGCCCTGCGATGGGGACTTCGGGTGGCAGAGGGGCCCCCAGAGTTTGGTAAGTGGGCAAGGAGGGGAACAGGTCCCTGAGAAGGAgagtcctgcccccaccccacctacTTCCAGAATGAGCCGGTGCTACGTAGGAGGGTTCATTGGCTTGTGCAGTGCGCCTGCAGCATGCACTGCTGGGTGCCAGGCCTGCGCCCACTGGTGAGAGCACTGAACCCCGAGAGCCGCCCGGCCCCGCAGGAGCTCCCGGTCCAGCCGGGCAGCCACGCCGCTGGGCCCCCGGGCATCCGACTGCGGCTGGGGGGCCGAGGGGTACTGTTAGTGCAGGCTGCACCTGCATTTTAAAGACTCATCATGAAGGAAAGAATGTAAACCTTCCCATCAGTAGAGTTCCTGTTGCTTCCGTGTCGAAATGATAACATTCGGGACATACtgagctaaatgaaataaatcattagCATCGATTCCACCTGTTTTCTTTCTGCGTCCTTAACAGGACTGCCAGGAAGTTTAAAATCACGCATAGGGCTCACGTGTGTCCCCACTGATGGTGCTGGCTCCAGGGCGGAGCCACGTGGCTGGTGATCACCGTAGGCCCTGGAGGAAGGACCCAGAAGACACGGGTGCTGCGGGCCGTGTGCAGGAGCTGTGGTGGGCGTGGGGtgtctggggggcacctgggcagagCTAGGTGTCACCAGAGAGCTGTGGCCCGTCGTCGCTGCCTCCTTTCCTGGGCGGCTGCCCCAGCGGGTTCTCTCCTGTTTCCGACGGGCGGACCTCTGTCTgcacctgccctccctccctcaccgCCTCTGCTCAGAGCCGCCCCGGACATCACCTCCCAGGCCAGGAGGGCGGCCGCTTGGGGCCCTGGTCAGCAGTCCAGGTGAGGGCCCTCATTGTGAATGCGTGGCTTGTCAGCACCATCGCGGGAGCCTTGGATAAAGTGTGCCCGTGAAGAAGATAATTGAAAATCAAAAAAGACTTTGTTAATTTGATTAGACAGAGCCGTAGTTGAATTGTTCTTCATCAAAAGAGATTTAATTTTGACATGCAATTAAATCCTTCTGCTGTAAGATCGGCCCGGGTGCTGGAGATGGGCCTggcggctggggggggggtggagcgccgccgccgccgagggtCTGGGGCAGAGACAGTGTGGTGGCGACTGATTgtgcagaagagagggaggggtgctgggggccgggggccaaTGGGGCACGGGGAGGGGCTTTGCCAGGAGCACAGATGGAGTGGCCCTCGAAAGGCAGCTCCTGGATGTTGCACAGACCCCGTGTTTGCCGAAATCACTACTCGGCCAATTCTGAGGTGGGTGAGTAAGGGGGTTTGGGCACATGCAGGAGCCAGGGTGGCTCCTGGGCAGCTGGAAACCAGGAAATGTCCGGGAGCTGCACCCAGATCTGGAATTCTATCTCCAGGGGCAGCAAACAGGTCCATCTGGGACTCGAGGGGGCCGAGCTGAGCGGCCCCAGCCCCCAAGCCCACCCCGGCCAGGGTCCCTCACCACCCCCTACATGCCCACATGTTCATTCATCCAAGGGGGGGGGTTATTCTCCCCAATTACAATGACGGTGATGTCTGTCTCCTTGAAAAAGTCACCCACGCTCCTTgcagaaaatctggaaaattgAAAGCTTAAAGGTGGGGAAGCGTGAAGCCCCCTGAGGTGAGTGGTGAGggttttaagacaaaataaacacaaaagacaGAATTAGAACGCTGGCTCTCCTGACGTGTCTGTGCCTCGTGGAGTCTTGTCAGCTCTGGGAAGTGCAGCTTGTTGCAGGTCAGCCTGGTGGGTAGATCACTGAACAAAAGGACGGTCCTCACCCACCTGAACCTCAGGCCACAGACCTGTTCCACGAATAGGCATTCCAGACCCCAGGAAGCTTGCCGTGGGGGGTGGTTTGTGGGGATGCTGGTTGGCAGTGGCAAGAAGGGAGGGTGTGGGGTACCCACCGGATGCTCCCCACATCCCCGGAGACGATGGTCCAGAGGATGGCCAGGTCTGCAGCACTGAGGCAGGCCCTTGAGCCAAggtgggcagggagcagagggtggggccCTGGAGGGTGGCAGGGTGACAGGGCTCTCCCCGTCCACGGGGAGCTGCTGTGGGAGAAggtccagcctcctcctcctaCACAGGGTTACCTCCAGCAAGAATGAATACATTCTAATTAGCAAATGTTATCTATTAGGCTCAGAGGAACTTGGGGGTAATTGTGGAAAAGCTGTATTAGCACAAGCACGCAGCCTGGAGAGGGAGGTGCCGATGGAGGGGAGGGTGTGGCAGGAGGGAGACTTCTCTTTCTGGGGTCCCCACCTTCCCGCTGGCCGGCAGCACGGTCCCTGGGGAATCCTGCTCCAGGGTGTCAGCCCCAAAGCAGGAAAACACCAGTCCAGGTCCGCTGGACCCCGCAAGGCGTGGCCGTGGGCCGCGTCCCAGTGCATCTGACGCCTTGGCAGATGCGGAATGGTTTTAATGTTCttgtcatattattttaatattttctctaccTGCTTCTCAGGGGAAAATAATAATCTGGGGCAGGCCTCTGTTGGACTCATGAATTTCTAAAGGGAAATCTTGAGATTTCAGCTGctttgcctccctccccagccctggccaccTTGTCATCCTGGGCGACCAGAATATGGTCCAGTCTTTGCACTCTGGGTGGTGGTGGAGCTGAGCCCCTATGGGGTCAGGTGCAATGCTTTCCAAGGCTCTGGGCTCgggggaggctgcagggggccGCTGGccagctccctctccctcgcTATGCTCACGAGGCCCTGGACACTTCTGCCTTCAGAGCCTCCTTCCTccgtaaaaacaaacaaacaaacaaaacaaaacaaaaaaaaaaacaaaaaaaacaaaactaaaagttatattttatgacTGCATTAGTGTAAGATGAATATATTAATGTTATATATGAGAACATTATCCTCAACCTAAAAGTTCATTTATGTCTTCTGgttctaaaagaaattaaaacatttccgTGGGTCCTGGCAGCACACCTCCTGGGCCTGACAGGGGAGCGCCCGGGGCTCCCTCGGGGGTGCTGGAGATGAGCGCAGCCCAGGGCCCTGTCGCTGTCATTTGCCCATCACTGCCCGGCAGCGTCTGTCCAGCAGGGCGGTGACCATGGGCTCTGGAAAGCAGAGCCTGAGCTGTTTGGGGTGAAAGGGACCGTCCTCCAGTGCTGTCCTCAAGCCAGACATAGGCTGGCCAAGCCTTTGGCTTCTCCTGCAGATTCCCTGCCAGGATGGAGAGCACAGGGACACACAGAGGAGCCTGGTTGGGGCTCTGAGACCCCGTGAGTGTCAGGGCAGACACACTGGGGCTGGATGCCCACTGTGCCAGGGTGAAGCTTCCCGCTCAGGCTGGTGCAATGAAAGGCCCACCTTCCAAGTCACAGCTCTGCCTCCGGTGTCCTAACCCTGAGCCCTGCTTCCTGACCTCTAAACTGggtgcatagaaaaaaaaaataaaaaaaaataaactgggtgCATGGGAGCCACCGTGAACGGGTCCGTGAATCGGAGGCGCCATGGCCGAGCACGGAGGAGAGTGTGGGCCGTGCGGGGATGCAGTGCGTGGTGGGGCCTCGAAGCTGCGGGAACAGGCAGTGATTTTCTGGCATCCTTTCTATTGGCCCCACTGTCAGCAACAGGATATTCCCTGGCGACTTAGTGTCTAGACAAAGGCTATgacttggtgtgtgtgtgtctgtgtgttcccACGTACCCGTGCCCCTGCCGTCCTGCACACATACAAGCAAAACCAGCCAAGGGGTGTCGGTCTGAGCAGTGCCTCAGAAATAGCCTAATAAGGGGGCGGAGTTTTTGGAAGGAGGGGAGTATCTTGTGTTTGGTCAGGGCTAGTTCTCCCCCTGCAGTTTCTTTAAAActattaggaaaataatacagaatgCCCCGGAGCTGACCCACAACCTGCTGGAAGGCACGCTGGCCACGGCCATGGAAGCCTGGGGGGTCAGGTTATCGAGGCCACAGGAAGCTGCCCCACCGTGGGTCTGGCGACATGGACCTGCGGCAGGAGGGCAAAGGTGCAGGCAGCCTCGTCTCCTGTGTGCCTGGGCTGTCCCCGTGGTGCAGGGACAGGAGGGCAATAGGACAGAGGAAAGAGGTGCCCGCGGCTCTGCTGGGGGGCGCCCCCTCCCAACTGTTGAAGATGGTGTCCTCACAAATGCAATCATGTCCTTCCACCTGGGACCTtcatccctcctcttcttcccgcCCCGCCTGGCTCGCTTGTCTCCGTGGTGACGCTGAGCAAGCACGCAGCGGGCAGGGCCACCGATGCCCCTGGGCCCATTTGTTCATAGTAGAATATTACTTATCTTACAAAACTGTGAAAAGGAGTTCAGCTCCACACTTGGCTTTCTGTGTGTGCTGGGGACAGGGCTCGGGCCGTCTCCCCAGACTGAGCTGGGAGGGTCCTGCTGGTCATGGCACTGGTCCACGCTGGCCCCCGCCACCTCCTCGCCCCCTCCCACCCGGGTCCCATCCAGATCTCCTCGCTGGCTGGCTGCTGCCGCAGTGGCTCTGAAGCAGCCTCAGCAATGGAAACtcaatctttctttcctctcaaaatAAAGCACGGGGATAGAATGCACCTTGTTCCAACCAGCAGAATCCCATGGGAGTCCCTAGGACTGGTGGGTGGAGACCAGCTGGGGAAGGTGGGCGCCCAGCCCAGGGCTGTTGGAGCGAATCCCACCTTGGGGTGGGGCACTTGGACTCTACATCCAGGGATCATTGGGGTGATGGTCTTGGTTAACACGCATTGAGCGCTCAGTGCATGCTGGATGGGGTTCCAAGCGTTTACACAAGAGTAACTCACTAAACCCTCACATGCACTGTGGAGGAAGCACACGTGTATTGCCCCTTTTATAGTCAAGGTAACAGAGGCCCAGAAAGGCCGgctaacttgcctgaggtcacacggGTGGTACAGGGTAGGGTCAGGATGGAAACCCAGACGTCAGGCCGCAGAGTCTCAGCTTGTAACCACCCGGAGGCCCTCGGGAGCGTCGTTTTGTCATGGGACCAGATGTTTTGCCTGGAGCAGCATAAGGGATCCCGAGATCCTTCATTGAGCAGAAGTATTATCCTAATTGTTGAATTGGGGGCCAGACGGTGCCCTTTATGGTTTCTGAGGGGTagcctcagcccccagcccttccccacacccacccacttGCC
This window contains:
- the LOC125755856 gene encoding uncharacterized protein LOC125755856, with product MECESNSGTGQLRGPADPSALTVSLRHRPPPPRGPQPLDLFPRGPQPLDLCPLHPLQPSGRHTRPPPPAHTVVSHPPPARTVVSPRQLHTLWSAPLHLHMAVVSPLHLHVAVVSPPPAHAMVSSSQLHTAVVSPPPPARTVVSPRQLHTLWSAPLHLHMAVVSPLHLPVAVVRPPPPAHAVVSPPPAHAMVSSSQLHTAVVSPPPPACGCGQAPSTCTHCGQPPSTCTQLWSAPLHLHVAVVSPPPPAHTVVSSSQLHTAVVRPPPPACAVDSSPPPARGCGQPPLQLHTAVVSPPPPACGCGQAASTCTHCGQPPSTCTRL